One part of the Gossypium raimondii isolate GPD5lz chromosome 1, ASM2569854v1, whole genome shotgun sequence genome encodes these proteins:
- the LOC105785507 gene encoding uncharacterized protein LOC105785507 isoform X2 → MAKTSTIFLCSFSFSSFPSLSRWRETNSFLPSPFRFSNRPSPFLRFSSKPSDSGNFLGDDSFGFFPWSPDDNDLEWVQEERVTLFTSDGLIQIGGSMVPRRLSSSDKQGKLKSSQRFQRFQESDYMDPNQGLCLGALFDIAATNGLDMGRRLCIIGFCRSIEMLSDVVEDTVLEHGGEVVAAEKAIKGGLHEKLSMTVAVPYLWGVPPASDTLHLAVRSGGGIVEKVYWQWDFL, encoded by the exons ATGGCTAAAACGTCCACTATCTTCCTCtgctctttctctttctcttccttTCCTTCTCTTTCTCGTTGGAGAGAAACTAATTCTTTCCTCCCTAGTCCCTTCAGATTCTCCAATCGTCCATCTCCTTTCCTTCGGTTTTCTTCCAAACCTTCGGATTCCGGCAACTTCCTTGGTGACGATTCTTTCGGTTTCTTTCCTTGGTCCCCTGATGACAACG ATTTGGAATGGGTTCAAGAGGAGAGAGTCACTTTATTCACTTCAGACGGACTAATTCAAATTGGAGGTTCAATGGTTCCACGGCGTCTATCTTCTTCTGAT AAACAGGGGAAACTAAAATCATCTCAAAGATTTCAACGGTTTCAAGAGAGTGATTACATGGATCCTAACCAAGGCTTGTGTCTAGGTGCTCTTTTTGACATTGCAGCAACAAAT GGACTTGACATGGGCAGACGGCTTTGTATCATTGGCTTTTGCCGTTCCATTGAGATGCTTAGTGATGTTGTAGAAGATACTGTTTTAGAGCATGGTGGAGAG GTGGTTGCGGCGGAGAAAGCCATCAAAGGTGGTTTGCATGAAAAGCTCAGCATGACAGTTGCAGTGCCATATCTGTGGGGTGTTCCGCCTGCTTCCGATACACTTCACCTTGCTGTAAGAAGTGGTGGAGGGATTGTGGAGAAGGTTTATTGGCAATGGgattttttgtaa
- the LOC105785507 gene encoding uncharacterized protein LOC105785507 isoform X1, with translation MAKTSTIFLCSFSFSSFPSLSRWRETNSFLPSPFRFSNRPSPFLRFSSKPSDSGNFLGDDSFGFFPWSPDDNDLEWVQEERVTLFTSDGLIQIGGSMVPRRLSSSDKKQGKLKSSQRFQRFQESDYMDPNQGLCLGALFDIAATNGLDMGRRLCIIGFCRSIEMLSDVVEDTVLEHGGEVVAAEKAIKGGLHEKLSMTVAVPYLWGVPPASDTLHLAVRSGGGIVEKVYWQWDFL, from the exons ATGGCTAAAACGTCCACTATCTTCCTCtgctctttctctttctcttccttTCCTTCTCTTTCTCGTTGGAGAGAAACTAATTCTTTCCTCCCTAGTCCCTTCAGATTCTCCAATCGTCCATCTCCTTTCCTTCGGTTTTCTTCCAAACCTTCGGATTCCGGCAACTTCCTTGGTGACGATTCTTTCGGTTTCTTTCCTTGGTCCCCTGATGACAACG ATTTGGAATGGGTTCAAGAGGAGAGAGTCACTTTATTCACTTCAGACGGACTAATTCAAATTGGAGGTTCAATGGTTCCACGGCGTCTATCTTCTTCTGAT AAGAAACAGGGGAAACTAAAATCATCTCAAAGATTTCAACGGTTTCAAGAGAGTGATTACATGGATCCTAACCAAGGCTTGTGTCTAGGTGCTCTTTTTGACATTGCAGCAACAAAT GGACTTGACATGGGCAGACGGCTTTGTATCATTGGCTTTTGCCGTTCCATTGAGATGCTTAGTGATGTTGTAGAAGATACTGTTTTAGAGCATGGTGGAGAG GTGGTTGCGGCGGAGAAAGCCATCAAAGGTGGTTTGCATGAAAAGCTCAGCATGACAGTTGCAGTGCCATATCTGTGGGGTGTTCCGCCTGCTTCCGATACACTTCACCTTGCTGTAAGAAGTGGTGGAGGGATTGTGGAGAAGGTTTATTGGCAATGGgattttttgtaa